In Pongo abelii isolate AG06213 chromosome X, NHGRI_mPonAbe1-v2.0_pri, whole genome shotgun sequence, one DNA window encodes the following:
- the LOC129052963 gene encoding uncharacterized protein LOC129052963: MGEHMKKKTRKVGGQRNSYVANNTSLLVNKTNDFFNISGTPSTVNYAPTTYTLDNTSSTYSVDNAPITYTVDNTLSTYTVDNTPGTYTASNVNMYTDNTPSTYTVHSPPSTNIADKTPSNSSIDHVPSISISDTTLSLATSDGILNPSSTNHTLKTATSDRTPRSSDSTHRPSSFYSTPSSSISHSAPNTSISENAPNNF; this comes from the coding sequence ATGGGAgaacatatgaagaaaaaaactagaaaagttgGTGGACAAAGGAATAGCTATGTGGCTAACAACACTTCTTTACTTGTGAACAAAACTAAtgattttttcaatatttctggTACTCCAAGCACTGTTAACTATGCTCCAACCACCTACACTCTTGACAACACTTCAAGCACTTACTCTGTGGACAATGCTCCAATCACCTACACTGTTGACAATACTTTGAGCACCTACACTGTGGACAATACTCCAGGTACCTATACTGCGAGCAATGTAAACATGTACACTGACAATACTCCCAGTACTTACACTGTTCACAGCCCTCCAAGCACTAACATTGCTGACAAAACTCCCAGCAATTCTTCCATTGACCATGTCCCTAGCATTTCCATCTCAGACACTACTCTGAGCCTTGCTACCTCTGATGGCATTCTGAACCCTTCTAGCACTAATCATACTCTCAAGACTGCCACCTCTGACAGAACTCCCAGATCATCTGATAGTACTCACAGACCATCAAGTTTTTACAGTACTCCAAGCTCTTCTATTTCTCACAGTGCTCCCAACACTTCCATCTCTGAAAATGCTCCCAACAACTTCTGA